From Sodalis glossinidius str. 'morsitans', the proteins below share one genomic window:
- the rlmM gene encoding 23S rRNA (cytidine(2498)-2'-O)-methyltransferase RlmM: MNNVILYCRPGFEKECSAEVTEKAAAREIFGFARVKDNSGYVVFVCYQHEEADRLVRVLPLRSLIFARQMILVGELLRDLPAEDRITQIAGMLTGAVAGAGEVRVEVPDTNESKELMKFCRKLTVPLRAALRAQRILKGEEHRSPQVIHVLFIAPGCCYAGYSYRDNHSPFYMGIPRLRFPPDAPSRSMLKLEEAFHVFIPADEWDERLGSGMYAVDLGACPGGWTYQLVKRSMMVHAVDNGTMDEALMATGQVIHHRADGFRFEPPRNNVYWLVCDMVEKPSRVAQLAADWLVKGWCREAIFNLKLPMKKRYEEVSQNLRLLIDHLQVNGVHGEVHAKQLYHDREEVTVHARRFWSAVPGRRDER, from the coding sequence GTGAATAACGTTATTTTGTATTGCCGCCCCGGCTTTGAGAAAGAGTGCTCTGCTGAGGTTACCGAAAAGGCCGCCGCACGGGAAATTTTTGGTTTCGCGCGTGTTAAGGATAACAGCGGGTACGTGGTGTTTGTCTGTTATCAGCATGAAGAGGCCGACCGGCTGGTGCGCGTTTTGCCGCTGCGCAGCTTGATTTTTGCGCGCCAGATGATATTGGTGGGGGAGTTGCTGCGCGATCTCCCTGCCGAGGATCGCATCACGCAGATAGCCGGTATGCTGACGGGCGCTGTCGCTGGCGCGGGTGAAGTGCGGGTTGAAGTACCCGATACCAATGAAAGCAAAGAGCTGATGAAATTCTGCCGCAAATTAACCGTGCCGCTGCGGGCCGCCTTGCGCGCACAACGGATTCTCAAGGGGGAGGAACACAGGTCGCCGCAGGTTATCCACGTACTGTTCATCGCGCCTGGATGTTGCTATGCGGGCTACTCTTATCGTGATAATCATTCCCCGTTCTATATGGGCATTCCCCGGCTGAGATTTCCGCCCGATGCGCCCAGTCGCTCCATGCTGAAACTGGAGGAAGCTTTCCACGTTTTCATTCCTGCCGATGAGTGGGATGAGCGCCTGGGTAGCGGTATGTATGCGGTAGATCTGGGCGCCTGTCCCGGCGGCTGGACTTACCAGTTGGTCAAACGCAGCATGATGGTGCATGCAGTGGATAATGGCACGATGGATGAGGCGCTGATGGCGACAGGGCAGGTGATCCATCATCGGGCGGACGGTTTCCGTTTCGAGCCGCCGCGCAATAATGTCTACTGGCTGGTGTGTGATATGGTGGAAAAACCCTCCCGCGTGGCGCAGTTGGCCGCGGATTGGCTGGTGAAGGGGTGGTGCCGCGAGGCCATTTTCAACCTGAAGCTGCCGATGAAAAAGCGCTATGAAGAGGTTAGCCAGAACTTGCGCCTGCTCATCGACCATCTTCAGGTGAATGGCGTGCATGGGGAAGTGCACGCCAAGCAACTCTACCATGACCGGGAGGAGGTCACGGTGCACGCCCGCCGGTTCTGGAGCGCGGTGCCGGGACGGCGCGATGAACGCTGA
- a CDS encoding DUF423 domain-containing protein, whose translation MRSRGMLIFAALSGFLFVAIGAFAAHSLRLSLGGLEMAWLRTGLEYQAFHTLAIMALGAVMLRNPNLWFYWSGVLLAIGIVLFSGSLYCLALSHLRLWVYITPIGGVCFLTGWILLLIGALRLKKKAERRE comes from the coding sequence ATGCGTAGTCGTGGAATGCTGATTTTCGCCGCTCTGAGTGGATTTTTATTTGTGGCTATCGGCGCCTTTGCCGCCCACAGCCTGCGTTTGTCGTTGGGCGGACTGGAAATGGCATGGTTGAGAACCGGTTTGGAGTATCAGGCGTTTCATACTCTGGCGATTATGGCGCTGGGCGCGGTGATGCTGCGTAATCCCAATCTGTGGTTCTACTGGAGCGGTGTGCTGCTGGCTATCGGCATCGTACTGTTTTCCGGCAGTTTATATTGCCTGGCGCTATCGCACCTGCGCCTGTGGGTTTATATCACGCCCATCGGTGGCGTGTGTTTCCTGACGGGCTGGATATTGCTGCTGATTGGCGCGCTGCGTCTGAAAAAAAAGGCCGAACGCCGTGAATAA
- a CDS encoding transcriptional regulator GcvA — translation MSKRLPPLNALRVFDAAARHLSFTKAADELFVTQAAVSHQIKSLEDFLGLKLFRRRNRSLLLTEEGKIYYLDIKEIFSVLAEATRKLQSRSAKGALTVSLLPSFAIQWLVPRLSSFNAAWPGIDVLIQAVDREEDKLADDVDVAIFYGRGNWPGLRVEKLYAEYLLPVCAPALFTGVYPLKTPADLIHHTLLHDASRREWLAYSRQLGLSQLNVQQGPIFSHSAMVLQAAIHGQGVALANNVMAQTEIEAGRLACPFNDVLESKNAFYLVCHDSQSEVGKIAAFRQWILARAASEQETFRFRYAASQPLAPLHGTLHQ, via the coding sequence ATGTCCAAACGACTACCTCCGCTTAATGCCCTGCGGGTGTTCGACGCGGCCGCGCGCCATTTGAGCTTTACCAAAGCGGCGGACGAGCTTTTCGTCACGCAGGCCGCCGTCAGCCATCAAATCAAATCGTTGGAAGACTTTCTCGGCCTGAAACTGTTCCGCCGCCGCAATCGCTCGTTGCTGCTGACCGAGGAAGGAAAAATTTATTATCTTGATATAAAAGAAATTTTCTCGGTATTGGCGGAGGCGACGCGCAAATTGCAATCGCGCAGCGCCAAAGGCGCGCTTACGGTCAGTCTGCTGCCGAGTTTTGCCATTCAGTGGCTGGTGCCGCGCTTGTCGAGCTTTAACGCCGCCTGGCCGGGCATTGATGTCCTCATCCAGGCGGTGGATCGCGAAGAGGATAAGCTGGCAGATGACGTGGACGTAGCCATTTTTTATGGCCGCGGTAATTGGCCTGGATTACGGGTGGAGAAGTTGTATGCCGAATACCTGTTGCCGGTATGTGCGCCGGCTCTGTTTACCGGCGTCTATCCACTGAAAACGCCGGCGGATCTGATTCACCATACCCTATTACATGACGCCTCACGGCGAGAGTGGTTGGCCTACAGCCGGCAATTGGGCCTGAGCCAGCTAAATGTGCAGCAAGGTCCGATTTTCAGCCACAGCGCCATGGTACTGCAGGCGGCGATCCATGGTCAGGGTGTGGCGCTGGCTAATAACGTCATGGCGCAGACGGAAATCGAGGCCGGCCGGCTGGCGTGCCCGTTCAATGACGTGCTGGAAAGCAAAAACGCGTTTTACCTGGTCTGTCATGACAGTCAGTCGGAGGTGGGTAAAATCGCCGCTTTTCGTCAATGGATCCTGGCGCGCGCGGCCAGCGAGCAAGAGACGTTCCGCTTTCGGTATGCCGCGTCGCAGCCCCTGGCGCCGCTGCATGGCACCCTTCATCAATAA
- the csdA gene encoding cysteine desulfurase CsdA: MTQFDCNVFRRHFPALSAGTTYLDSAATALKPQPVLAATDDFYRLAQGNVHRSSYQQAQSLTARYELARHHVARWLGAPRAEDIVWTRGTTESLNLIAQSYARPRLQPGDEILVAQSEHHANLVPWLMVAQQTGARVIKWPIGPDLLPDERQLSTLLTARTRIVALSQMSNVTGGCPNLQRIIPRVRKTSAVIVVDGAQGVVHGRPDVAAWDIDFYAFSGHKLFGPTGIGVLYGKTDLLAAMPPWQGGGKMLSAVSFDEVIPQPPPHRFEAGTPNIAGVIGLDAALGWLAQQDLAATEAWSVSLADAAQQRLSRLAGFRAFRCPGSPLLSFVFAGIHQQDIAQVLAQSGVAVRAGQHCAQPLMAALGVPGTVRASFAPYNTLADVDRLVDATTAALALFNE; the protein is encoded by the coding sequence GTGACCCAGTTTGACTGTAATGTTTTTCGCCGCCATTTTCCGGCACTGAGCGCCGGGACCACCTATCTGGACAGCGCGGCCACTGCCCTGAAACCGCAGCCCGTGCTGGCGGCAACCGACGATTTTTATCGCCTGGCGCAGGGCAATGTGCACCGCAGCAGCTACCAGCAAGCGCAATCCCTGACCGCTCGCTACGAGCTGGCCCGTCACCATGTGGCCCGCTGGCTCGGCGCCCCGCGCGCAGAGGACATTGTCTGGACCCGCGGCACCACCGAGTCTCTCAATCTGATAGCCCAAAGCTATGCGCGACCGCGCCTGCAGCCCGGCGACGAGATACTGGTTGCACAGAGCGAACACCATGCCAATCTGGTTCCCTGGCTGATGGTGGCGCAACAGACCGGCGCCCGGGTGATCAAATGGCCCATTGGCCCCGATCTACTGCCCGACGAGCGACAACTATCCACACTGCTGACCGCCCGCACGCGAATTGTGGCGCTGAGCCAAATGTCTAACGTCACCGGCGGCTGCCCGAATTTACAGCGAATTATTCCCCGGGTACGGAAGACATCGGCGGTGATTGTGGTGGACGGCGCACAAGGGGTGGTACACGGCAGGCCGGATGTCGCGGCGTGGGATATCGACTTTTACGCCTTCTCCGGTCATAAACTTTTTGGTCCGACCGGTATTGGCGTCCTGTATGGCAAAACCGATCTGCTGGCGGCGATGCCACCCTGGCAGGGCGGCGGGAAAATGCTCAGTGCGGTGTCGTTCGATGAGGTCATTCCTCAACCGCCGCCGCACCGTTTTGAGGCGGGCACGCCGAATATTGCCGGCGTCATCGGTCTGGATGCCGCACTCGGCTGGCTGGCGCAGCAGGATCTCGCGGCAACCGAGGCTTGGAGCGTCTCGCTGGCGGATGCCGCCCAGCAACGGCTTTCTCGGCTGGCGGGATTTCGCGCTTTTCGCTGCCCGGGGTCGCCGCTGCTGTCATTCGTTTTCGCCGGTATCCATCAGCAGGATATCGCCCAGGTGCTGGCACAATCCGGCGTGGCGGTGCGCGCCGGCCAGCATTGCGCCCAGCCGCTAATGGCCGCCCTTGGCGTCCCCGGTACTGTACGCGCGTCTTTCGCCCCCTATAATACCCTTGCGGACGTGGATCGGCTGGTGGATGCGACGACCGCCGCCCTGGCTCTTTTCAACGAGTAA
- the csdE gene encoding cysteine desulfurase sulfur acceptor subunit CsdE, with amino-acid sequence MTEEAFSLQGPHPFGTEITAAELARCFAACRQWEDRLRQVITLARALPPLPEHLKTPATLLTGCESQVWLAHQPLPDGTLHFYADSDGRIVKGLLAIVLTAVEGKTATQLRQIDPLSLLHELGLDAELSASRADGLAAIGAWMTHIASNG; translated from the coding sequence ATGACAGAAGAGGCTTTTTCCCTGCAAGGCCCACACCCGTTCGGTACCGAGATTACCGCCGCGGAACTGGCCCGCTGCTTTGCCGCCTGCCGGCAGTGGGAAGATCGACTGCGGCAGGTGATAACGCTTGCCCGGGCGCTGCCGCCGCTGCCGGAGCACCTGAAGACGCCCGCGACACTTCTCACGGGCTGTGAAAGCCAGGTGTGGCTGGCACACCAACCGCTGCCCGACGGCACGCTGCATTTTTATGCCGACAGCGACGGCCGCATTGTCAAAGGACTGTTAGCTATCGTGCTGACCGCCGTCGAGGGCAAGACCGCGACACAGCTGCGCCAGATCGACCCGCTGTCGCTGTTGCACGAGCTGGGTTTGGACGCGGAATTGAGCGCCAGCCGCGCCGACGGTCTGGCGGCCATCGGTGCGTGGATGACCCATATCGCCTCCAACGGCTAG
- the tcdA gene encoding tRNA cyclic N6-threonylcarbamoyladenosine(37) synthase TcdA — protein MNDDLSDAWLQRFGGTARLYGRDALAVFAAAHVCVIGIGGVGSWAAEALVRTGIGAITLIDMDDVCVTNINRQIHALRDRVGQPKIAVMAERLAAINPECRVTAIDDFITADNVAQRLNGGFDYVIDAIDSVRAKAALLAYCRRYKIPVVCVGAAGGQTDPTRIQVVDLAKTIQDPLAAKVRDRLKQKFQVVKNSKGKLGIDCVFSSEQLVYPQLDGSVCASPSTAGGAKRMDCASGFGAATMVTATFGFVAVAHALKKMLTKARRQHATPPLA, from the coding sequence ATGAATGATGACCTATCAGACGCCTGGTTGCAGCGCTTTGGCGGCACCGCCCGGCTGTATGGCCGGGATGCGCTGGCGGTCTTCGCTGCCGCCCACGTCTGCGTGATCGGTATAGGCGGGGTAGGTTCCTGGGCGGCGGAAGCGCTGGTCCGTACCGGTATCGGCGCGATAACTCTCATTGATATGGACGACGTGTGCGTCACCAATATCAACCGACAAATCCACGCCCTGCGCGACCGCGTCGGGCAGCCGAAAATCGCGGTAATGGCCGAACGGCTCGCGGCCATTAATCCCGAATGTCGGGTCACCGCTATCGATGATTTCATCACGGCCGACAACGTGGCCCAAAGGCTGAATGGCGGCTTCGATTATGTCATTGACGCTATCGACAGCGTAAGGGCCAAAGCGGCGCTGCTGGCGTATTGCCGGCGCTATAAAATTCCGGTGGTGTGCGTGGGCGCCGCCGGTGGCCAGACCGATCCCACTCGCATTCAGGTGGTGGATCTGGCGAAAACCATTCAGGATCCGCTGGCGGCAAAAGTGCGCGATCGCCTGAAGCAAAAGTTTCAAGTAGTGAAAAATAGCAAGGGCAAGCTGGGCATCGACTGCGTTTTTTCCAGCGAACAGCTGGTTTATCCCCAGCTCGATGGTTCAGTCTGCGCCTCGCCGTCGACGGCGGGGGGAGCCAAACGAATGGACTGCGCATCGGGGTTTGGCGCTGCGACCATGGTGACCGCGACATTTGGATTTGTCGCCGTGGCTCATGCGCTGAAAAAAATGCTGACCAAAGCGCGGCGGCAGCACGCCACACCGCCCTTAGCCTGA
- a CDS encoding GntR family transcriptional regulator, giving the protein MRRALDRLAQKRLVAHVPNRGYRVYWPDGRQEGEVAEIRILLETGVAGSATAADIRLLEQLVAEFVRLLADGTTLELYEANLAFHHHLLSLCGNQELMALVAEIRQRTRAVPVHQWTTRARIEQSAREHDEMIEAVRQGDGTRLGRCWRVISVSRTANGNITVAAL; this is encoded by the coding sequence GTGCGTCGCGCCTTGGACAGACTGGCGCAAAAGCGGCTGGTGGCCCATGTGCCCAATCGCGGTTACCGTGTGTACTGGCCCGATGGCCGTCAGGAAGGAGAGGTCGCGGAGATCCGTATTTTGCTGGAAACCGGCGTTGCCGGCAGCGCTACGGCCGCGGATATCAGACTGCTTGAGCAATTGGTGGCGGAGTTTGTGCGGCTGTTGGCCGATGGCACCACCCTGGAGCTGTACGAGGCCAATCTGGCGTTTCATCATCATCTGCTGTCGCTATGCGGCAATCAGGAACTGATGGCGCTGGTGGCGGAAATACGCCAGCGTACCAGAGCCGTGCCGGTGCATCAGTGGACCACCCGGGCGCGGATTGAGCAATCTGCCCGCGAGCATGATGAGATGATTGAGGCAGTGCGTCAGGGCGATGGCACGCGTCTGGGGCGGTGTTGGCGCGTCATATCCGTCAGCAGGACCGCTAACGGCAACATAACCGTTGCGGCGCTATGA
- a CDS encoding M28 family peptidase, which produces MADLSHAGDEAPFVLFAGHHDTWHYGVMDNGSATMLEAARLLAEARADWQRGLRLCFWSGHSHGRYSGSAWYADEYWDELDRRCVAHVNVDSTRGENASVLTNSSVIDELKGVAAEAVAAISGQQHLSRRHGRAADQSFWGVGIPSMFGSLSHQPPDPVKMLTALGWWWHTPHDTLEHIDHDNLQRDTAIVLRVLWRLLSAPVVPLDYTAFCVSLDAELDKLQAAAVNQQALTASGEQAQRLNSALPHPAWPSLSGLRDLDLKAGRIDAGFDSGVYARSVMAKPGNDELINAGPDLKSAMLATDVAMGMRKGETRLTATFDAAITGAAHDGVIRQLSQKWSKMDLTQDLP; this is translated from the coding sequence ATGGCCGACCTGTCGCACGCCGGCGATGAAGCCCCCTTTGTGCTGTTTGCCGGCCACCACGATACCTGGCATTACGGGGTGATGGATAACGGCAGCGCCACCATGCTGGAGGCGGCACGGCTGTTGGCCGAGGCGCGAGCGGACTGGCAGCGCGGTTTGCGCCTGTGTTTCTGGTCCGGCCATTCCCACGGCCGCTATTCCGGCTCCGCCTGGTATGCGGACGAATACTGGGATGAACTCGACCGACGCTGCGTCGCCCATGTCAATGTGGATTCCACCAGAGGCGAAAACGCCAGCGTACTGACCAATTCGTCGGTCATTGACGAACTGAAAGGCGTCGCTGCCGAAGCGGTGGCAGCCATCAGCGGTCAGCAACATCTCAGCCGCCGGCACGGTCGCGCCGCCGATCAGTCTTTCTGGGGCGTGGGCATTCCGTCGATGTTTGGCAGCCTCAGCCACCAGCCGCCGGATCCGGTAAAAATGCTGACCGCTCTCGGCTGGTGGTGGCATACGCCGCACGATACGCTGGAACATATCGATCACGACAATTTGCAACGCGACACAGCCATCGTACTGCGGGTGCTTTGGCGCTTGCTCAGCGCGCCGGTGGTGCCGCTGGATTATACCGCCTTCTGCGTTTCGCTGGACGCCGAGCTGGACAAGTTGCAGGCGGCGGCGGTCAATCAACAGGCATTAACCGCGTCCGGCGAGCAGGCCCAGCGCCTGAATAGCGCCCTGCCGCACCCGGCCTGGCCGTCCCTGAGCGGCCTGCGGGATCTGGATCTCAAGGCCGGGCGCATCGACGCCGGTTTTGATAGCGGCGTCTATGCCCGCTCGGTAATGGCGAAACCCGGCAACGACGAACTTATTAATGCCGGCCCGGATCTCAAGAGCGCGATGCTTGCCACCGATGTGGCGATGGGCATGCGCAAGGGAGAAACCCGCCTGACAGCCACCTTTGACGCGGCCATCACCGGCGCTGCCCACGATGGCGTGATCCGGCAATTATCGCAGAAATGGAGCAAAATGGACCTGACGCAGGATCTCCCCTGA